In Actinomycetota bacterium, the sequence GCAGCTTCAACCCAGGTCGCACCCCGAGCCAGAGCCCTCAACCCTGGGAACACCACCGACAACCGCAACCTCGGCCGGCCAATCTGAGCCATGCGACACCTCCTCAATCAGGAGCTGTCGCGCTCACCCCTTGAACTCGCCGACACATAGCGCGACTCAACCGACCGAGAATGCAGCTGATTCAGACGACGACGACGGCGTGGGTCTCGCCGTAGCCGTTCGGCTCGTAGCCGTCGGCGTCGGGATCGTCGAACCAGGAAGCGCCGGCGGGTGACCCTGAGCAGTAGCGAAAGCGGATCGTCGAGCCGATCGGCAACAGCACGGCCACGGAGCGGGTGCCGTTGGAGCGCTTGCGCATCGGGTGCTCGGCGGGGTTCCACCCGTTGAAGTCGCCGACCACGGACACCGGCTGGCCGGCGTCTGGGACCGAGAAGGTGACCTTCACGTTGCGCTGATCGATCGGGTTGCGCCGGATCACAGGGCACATTCTGCCGCACGCCGGTTACCGGCCGGTAATCACCAGGTTTCCGCAGGATGAATCGCCGGGCCGCGCAAGAGATGCCCGGGCAACTCGCCGGTGTGCTCGTCGTCGGCGACGGTCTGCGTGCCGGCGCAGAAC encodes:
- a CDS encoding isoamylase early set domain-containing protein, with product MCPVIRRNPIDQRNVKVTFSVPDAGQPVSVVGDFNGWNPAEHPMRKRSNGTRSVAVLLPIGSTIRFRYCSGSPAGASWFDDPDADGYEPNGYGETHAVVVV